Proteins from a genomic interval of Rosa chinensis cultivar Old Blush chromosome 2, RchiOBHm-V2, whole genome shotgun sequence:
- the LOC112186597 gene encoding SPX domain-containing protein 4 — protein MKFGKEFTSHLEETIPEWRDKFLCYKLLKKLLKRLPAAAVDALPHPFNFHRRLSDADNGATSRPLADLQDWFVGILNDELEKLNDFYVDKEEDFIIRFQELKGRIEEVKEKSSRGGVFTSECEFSDEVMDIRKDFVTIHGEMVLLKNYSSLNFAGLVKILKKYDKRTGGLLRLPFTQLALRAPFFTIQPLTMLVRECEANLELLFPLEAEVIESTPTTQDKSNPQLNSSANVASDTPSNQEANMDIYRGTIAAMRAIQGLQKASSTWNPWSFSNHFRNQDDESTGAVTAENSDSNSAATLHSKEEDDQEDNQSL, from the exons ATGAAATTCGGGAAGGAGTTCACGAGCCACTTGGAGGAGACGATCCCGGAGTGGAGGGACAAGTTCCTCTGCTACAAGCTTCTCAAGAAGCTCCTCAAGCGCTTGCCCGCCGCAGCCGTCGATGCCCTGCCTCACCCCTTCAATTTTCATCGACGGCTCTCAGATGCCGACAACGGTGCCACCAGCCGGCCCTTGGCGGACCTCCAGGATTGGTTCGTCGGGATTCTCAATGACGAGCTCGAGAAGCTCAACGATTTCTACGTTGATAAAGAGGAGGACTTCATTATTCGCttccag GAGTTAAAAGGAAGAATTGAGGAAGTTAAAGAAAAGAGCAGCAGAGGTGGAGTTTTTACGTCAGAGTGTGAGTTTAGTGACGAAGTGATGGACATTCGTAAGGACTTTGTCACCATTCATGGGGAGATGGTGCTTCTAAAAAATTATAGCTCGCTAAACTTTGCAG GGCTAGTCAAAATTCTAAAGAAGTATGATAAACGAACTGGAGGATTGTTGCGTCTACCTTTCACACAACTTGCCCTTCGTGCACCTTTCTTTACAATACAACCTCTCACGATGCTAGTGCGTGAATGCGAGGCAAATCTTGAGCTTCTCTTCCCATTGGAAGCAGAAGTCATTGAATCTACCCCAACCACGCAAGACAAGTCCAACCCCCAATTGAACAGTTCGGCTAATGTGGCATCTGACACACCTTCAAACCAGGAGGCAAATATGGATATATACCGTGGAACAATTGCTGCAATGAGGGCCATACAAGGCCTTCAAAAAGCAAGCTCGACTTGGAATCCGTGGTCATTTTCAAATCACTTTAGAAATCAGGATGATGAGAGTACTGGTGCTGTCACAGCCGAGAACTCTGATTCAAACTCTGcagcaaccttgcacagcaaaGAGGAGGATGATCAAGAGGATAACCAGTCTCTGTAA
- the LOC112186598 gene encoding putative F-box/LRR-repeat protein 23, translated as MDRNQEQNCRNWIDLPHDLTASILSRLGVIEILETAQKVCMTWRRICKDPMMWRTIDMCGVWVWSNSKSWKKNARKMAAMCRHAVDLGRGNVVDISLQNFGTDLLLVDITNSCKGIRRLSLVLPNITHDGLIGVASKLPLLEDLEISYSAYTTAGLEAIGSCCPLLKSLKLNKRHDIRYNWDGLLLAGLRHHYQVFGRNSSGGVIHDDGDALAIAGTMHGLQQLQIFGNRVTNRGLQAILDGCPCLESLDLRRCFNLKVEGDLKRRCFQGIKQLRLPDDSTDDYELVATDKIVYQLYRSFESTLNLIY; from the coding sequence ATGGACCGAAACCAAGAACAAAACTGCCGGAACTGGATTGACCTTCCACACGACCTGACCGCTTCGATATTATCACGGCTGGGAGTGATCGAGATTCTGGAGACAGCTCAGAAGGTGTGCATGACGTGGCGCCGAATCTGCAAGGACCCGATGATGTGGCGCACCATCGACATGTGCGGTGTTTGGGTTTGGAGCAACTCCAAATCATGGAAGAAGAATGCACGGAAGATGGCAGCGATGTGCCGCCACGCCGTTGATCTTGGCCGTGGCAATGTCGTCGATATAAGTCTCCAAAACTTCGGCACCGATCTCCTCCTTGTGGATATCACTAATAGTTGCAAGGGAATCAGACGCCTCAGTCTGGTGTTACCTAATATAACACATGATGGACTCATTGGAGTGGCTTCCAAACTTCCGTTGTTGGAGGACCTTGAAATTTCTTACAGTGCATACACAACTGCAGGTCTTGAAGCCATCGGCAGTTGCTGCCCTCTTTTGAAGTCACTGAAACTGAACAAGCGCCACGATATCCGATATAACTGGGACGGCCTTTTACTTGCTGGACTTCGCCACCATTATCAGGTTTTCGGACGTAATAGTAGTGGCGGGGTAATACACGATGATGGCGATGCACTTGCTATAGCGGGAACAATGCATGGTTTACAACAGCTCCAGATATTTGGAAATAGGGTGACTAACAGGGGCTTGCAAGCCATTCTTGATGGTTGTCCATGTCTTGAGTCACTTGATCTGCGTCGTTGTTTCAATCTTAAGGTGGAAGGAGATTTGAAAAGAAGGTGCTTTCAAGGAATTAAACAGTTGCGGCTTCCCGATGATTCTACAGATGACTATGAACTTGTTGCCACAGATAAAATTGTTTACCAACTGTACCGGTCTTTTGAGAGTACATTAAATTTAATATATTAG
- the LOC112186596 gene encoding phosphate transporter PHO1 homolog 9 isoform X2: MKFGKEFVSQMVPEWQEAYLDYKSLKALLKDLLRFLQTRTPTAMASTPNGSVLNRRASLYRAFSGLTCRHRDSPRAKEDEEILVTEDGEDGRYQTFVTVSDEERGYEVKFFNELDHEFNKVVGFYKKKVKEVVEEADELSRQMDALIALRLKVDNPMVDFGDGPQSAVHPINGRSAGGQHMDVIEEVEMMEDEDRGDNEPKTRTQKANGGIEGFKPPQLEILEHVKINVAPETPVSTLKGIILNSENQELSFSKKELRKAEEQMKQAFNEFYQKLRLLKSYCFLNQLAFSKIMKKHDKITSRNASKVHLNMLETSYLGTCDDVSRLIERVEATFIKHFANGNHRKGMKTLRPTARREKHRSTFVLGLFSGCSIALVVAIIVLIHARGLLESEGRSLYMENIFPLYSLFGFIVLHMVIFSANIYYWRRYRVNYSFIFGFKKGTELGYRQSFLMSSGLAVLALAGVLSNLDMEMDPSTQSFRALTELVPLGLVIVLVGIMLCPFNIVYRSSRFFLIQAVVHCVCAPLYKVTLPDFFLADQLTSQVQAFRSLEFYVCYYGWGDFKKRSHNCLDSHVYKTFYFIVAIIPYWIRSLQCLRRLVEEKDGMQGLNGLKYFSTIVAVAMRTSFDMKKGMKWKILAMTSSIVATVVSTYWDIVIDWGLLRRNSENRWLRDKLLIPNKSVYFVAMVLNVLLRLAWMQSVLGFREAPFIHRTALVAIVACLEIIRRGIWNFFRLENEHLNNVGKYRAFKSVPLPFNYYHDEGKSI, translated from the exons ATGAAGTTTGGGAAGGAATTTGTGTCCCAAATGGTGCCGGAATGGCAAGAAGCGTACTTGGACTACAAATCACTCAAGGCTCTGTTGAAAGACCTGTTGCGTTTTTTACAGACCAGAACACCAACAGCAATGGCTTCAACTCCAAATGGTTCAGTTTTGAACAGGAGGGCATCCCTCTACAGAGCCTTTAGTGGGCTAACATGCCGGCACAGGGACTCTCCGAGGGCGAAAGAGGATGAAGAGATTCTGGTCACTGAAGATGGGGAGGATGGGAGGTACCAGACGTTTGTGACGGTCTCGGATGAGGAAAGAGGGTATGAGGTTAAGTTTTTCAATGAGCTTGATCATGAGTTCAACAAAGTGGTTGGGTTCTACAAGAAGAAAGTTAAAGAAGTGGTCGAGGAGGCAGATGAGTTGAGTAGACAGATGGATGCTTTGATTGCTCTGAGGCTCAAGGTTGATAATCCTATGGTGGATTTTGGGGATGGTCCACAGTCAGCTGTTCATCCCATAAATGGCAGAAGTGCAG GAGGGCAGCACATGGATGTGATTGAGGAAGTGGAGATGATGGAAGATGAAGACAGAGGAGACAATGAACCAAAAACTAGAACCCAGAAGGCAAATGGAGGTATAGAGGGCTTTAAACCTCCTCAATTAGAGATTTTGGAACATGTAAAGATCAATGTCGCACCAGAAACTCCGGTCTCAACTCTGAAAGGGATCATCCTCAACAGTGAAAATCAAGAGCTGTCATTCAGCAAGAAAGAATTGAGGAAAGCAGAAGAGCAAATGAAACAGGCTTTCAATGAGTTTTACCAAAAGCTTCGGCTTTTGAAAAGTTACTG TTTCTTGAACCAATTGGCTTTCTCAAAGATCATGAAGAAACATGACAAG ATCACTTCAAGGAATGCATCAAAGGTTCACTTGAACATGTTGGAAACCTCTTATCTCGGGACCTGTGATGAT GTTAGTAGGCTTATAGAAAGGGTGGAGGCTACCTTCATAAAACACTTCGCAAATGGTAATCACAGAAAAGGAATGAAGACATTAAGACCAACAGCCAGAAGGGAAAAGCATAGAAGTACATTTGTCTTGG GACTGTTCTCTGGGTGTTCAATTGCACTTGTAGTGGCCATTATAGTGCTTATACATGCAAGAGGTCTCCTTGAAAGCGAGGGGCGTAGCCTGTACATGGAAAACATATTTCCTCTTTACAG CTTGTTTGGATTCATAGTCCTTCATATGGTCATCTTCTCAGCAAATATATATTACTGGAGGCGATACCGAGTAAATTATTCATTTATCTTTGGCTTTAAGAAGGGCACAGAACTGGGGTACAGACAGTCTTTCCTCATGAGTTCCGGCCTTGCAGTTCTGGCATTGGCTGGTGTCCTCTCAAATTTGGATATGGAGATGGACCCAAGTACACAAAGCTTCAGAGCATTGACAGAATTAGTCCCTCTGGGTCTAGTCATT GTTCTGGTTGGTATAATGTTATGTCCTTTCAACATAGTATATCGTTCCTCCCGATTTTTCCTCATCCAAGCTGTAGTACATTGCGTTTGTGCTCCTCTGTACAAG GTTACCCTCCCGGATTTTTTCTTGGCAGATCAGCTTACTAGCCAG GTTCAGGCCTTCAGGAGTTTGGAATTCTATGTTTGCTATTATGGTTGGGGGGACTTCAAGAAGAGATCACACAACTGCCTAGACAGCCATGTATACAAAACTTTCTACTTCATTGTAGCAATTATCCCATATTGGATTCGTTCCCTTCAG TGTCTGCGACGCTTGGTGGAGGAGAAAGATGGAATGCAAGGGTTAAATGGGCTGAAATACTTCTCAACAATTGTCGCAGTTGCTATGAGAACAAGTTTTGATATGAAAAAGGGGATGAAATGGAAGATCCTAGCTATGACTAGCTCAATTGTTGCAACAGTTGTCAGTACTTACTGGGATATTGTCATAGATTGGGGTCTTTTGAGACGGAATTCTGAAAACCGTTGGCTCAGAGACAAACTCCTTATACCAAACAAAAGTGTTTATTTCGTAGCCATG GTGTTAAATGTTCTACTGAGACTTGCTTGGATGCAGTCAGTACTAGGATTTCGAGAAGCACCCTTCATCCATAGAACAGCCTTAGTTGCAATAGTTGCCTGTCTAGAAATAATTCGCCGTGGCATTTGGAACTTCTTCCG GTTGGAGAATGAGCACTTGAATAATGTTGGGAAGTACCGAGCATTCAAGTCTGTACCCCTACCTTTCAACTATTACCATGATGAAGGCAAGAGCATATAA
- the LOC112186596 gene encoding phosphate transporter PHO1 homolog 9 isoform X1, protein MKFGKEFVSQMVPEWQEAYLDYKSLKALLKDLLRFLQTRTPTAMASTPNGSVLNRRASLYRAFSGLTCRHRDSPRAKEDEEILVTEDGEDGRYQTFVTVSDEERGYEVKFFNELDHEFNKVVGFYKKKVKEVVEEADELSRQMDALIALRLKVDNPMVDFGDGPQSAVHPINGRSAGGQHMDVIEEVEMMEDEDRGDNEPKTRTQKANGGIEGFKPPQLEILEHVKINVAPETPVSTLKGIILNSENQELSFSKKELRKAEEQMKQAFNEFYQKLRLLKSYCFLNQLAFSKIMKKHDKITSRNASKVHLNMLETSYLGTCDDVSYSSTFCLLSIQGIYIYELHLKLCIVNHLFLPSQVSRLIERVEATFIKHFANGNHRKGMKTLRPTARREKHRSTFVLGLFSGCSIALVVAIIVLIHARGLLESEGRSLYMENIFPLYSLFGFIVLHMVIFSANIYYWRRYRVNYSFIFGFKKGTELGYRQSFLMSSGLAVLALAGVLSNLDMEMDPSTQSFRALTELVPLGLVIVLVGIMLCPFNIVYRSSRFFLIQAVVHCVCAPLYKVTLPDFFLADQLTSQVQAFRSLEFYVCYYGWGDFKKRSHNCLDSHVYKTFYFIVAIIPYWIRSLQCLRRLVEEKDGMQGLNGLKYFSTIVAVAMRTSFDMKKGMKWKILAMTSSIVATVVSTYWDIVIDWGLLRRNSENRWLRDKLLIPNKSVYFVAMVLNVLLRLAWMQSVLGFREAPFIHRTALVAIVACLEIIRRGIWNFFRLENEHLNNVGKYRAFKSVPLPFNYYHDEGKSI, encoded by the exons ATGAAGTTTGGGAAGGAATTTGTGTCCCAAATGGTGCCGGAATGGCAAGAAGCGTACTTGGACTACAAATCACTCAAGGCTCTGTTGAAAGACCTGTTGCGTTTTTTACAGACCAGAACACCAACAGCAATGGCTTCAACTCCAAATGGTTCAGTTTTGAACAGGAGGGCATCCCTCTACAGAGCCTTTAGTGGGCTAACATGCCGGCACAGGGACTCTCCGAGGGCGAAAGAGGATGAAGAGATTCTGGTCACTGAAGATGGGGAGGATGGGAGGTACCAGACGTTTGTGACGGTCTCGGATGAGGAAAGAGGGTATGAGGTTAAGTTTTTCAATGAGCTTGATCATGAGTTCAACAAAGTGGTTGGGTTCTACAAGAAGAAAGTTAAAGAAGTGGTCGAGGAGGCAGATGAGTTGAGTAGACAGATGGATGCTTTGATTGCTCTGAGGCTCAAGGTTGATAATCCTATGGTGGATTTTGGGGATGGTCCACAGTCAGCTGTTCATCCCATAAATGGCAGAAGTGCAG GAGGGCAGCACATGGATGTGATTGAGGAAGTGGAGATGATGGAAGATGAAGACAGAGGAGACAATGAACCAAAAACTAGAACCCAGAAGGCAAATGGAGGTATAGAGGGCTTTAAACCTCCTCAATTAGAGATTTTGGAACATGTAAAGATCAATGTCGCACCAGAAACTCCGGTCTCAACTCTGAAAGGGATCATCCTCAACAGTGAAAATCAAGAGCTGTCATTCAGCAAGAAAGAATTGAGGAAAGCAGAAGAGCAAATGAAACAGGCTTTCAATGAGTTTTACCAAAAGCTTCGGCTTTTGAAAAGTTACTG TTTCTTGAACCAATTGGCTTTCTCAAAGATCATGAAGAAACATGACAAG ATCACTTCAAGGAATGCATCAAAGGTTCACTTGAACATGTTGGAAACCTCTTATCTCGGGACCTGTGATGATGTTAGTTattcttcaactttttgtctacTATCAATTcaagggatatatatatatgaactccATCTGAAACTTTGCATTGTGAACCATCTGTTTTTGCCTTCGCAGGTTAGTAGGCTTATAGAAAGGGTGGAGGCTACCTTCATAAAACACTTCGCAAATGGTAATCACAGAAAAGGAATGAAGACATTAAGACCAACAGCCAGAAGGGAAAAGCATAGAAGTACATTTGTCTTGG GACTGTTCTCTGGGTGTTCAATTGCACTTGTAGTGGCCATTATAGTGCTTATACATGCAAGAGGTCTCCTTGAAAGCGAGGGGCGTAGCCTGTACATGGAAAACATATTTCCTCTTTACAG CTTGTTTGGATTCATAGTCCTTCATATGGTCATCTTCTCAGCAAATATATATTACTGGAGGCGATACCGAGTAAATTATTCATTTATCTTTGGCTTTAAGAAGGGCACAGAACTGGGGTACAGACAGTCTTTCCTCATGAGTTCCGGCCTTGCAGTTCTGGCATTGGCTGGTGTCCTCTCAAATTTGGATATGGAGATGGACCCAAGTACACAAAGCTTCAGAGCATTGACAGAATTAGTCCCTCTGGGTCTAGTCATT GTTCTGGTTGGTATAATGTTATGTCCTTTCAACATAGTATATCGTTCCTCCCGATTTTTCCTCATCCAAGCTGTAGTACATTGCGTTTGTGCTCCTCTGTACAAG GTTACCCTCCCGGATTTTTTCTTGGCAGATCAGCTTACTAGCCAG GTTCAGGCCTTCAGGAGTTTGGAATTCTATGTTTGCTATTATGGTTGGGGGGACTTCAAGAAGAGATCACACAACTGCCTAGACAGCCATGTATACAAAACTTTCTACTTCATTGTAGCAATTATCCCATATTGGATTCGTTCCCTTCAG TGTCTGCGACGCTTGGTGGAGGAGAAAGATGGAATGCAAGGGTTAAATGGGCTGAAATACTTCTCAACAATTGTCGCAGTTGCTATGAGAACAAGTTTTGATATGAAAAAGGGGATGAAATGGAAGATCCTAGCTATGACTAGCTCAATTGTTGCAACAGTTGTCAGTACTTACTGGGATATTGTCATAGATTGGGGTCTTTTGAGACGGAATTCTGAAAACCGTTGGCTCAGAGACAAACTCCTTATACCAAACAAAAGTGTTTATTTCGTAGCCATG GTGTTAAATGTTCTACTGAGACTTGCTTGGATGCAGTCAGTACTAGGATTTCGAGAAGCACCCTTCATCCATAGAACAGCCTTAGTTGCAATAGTTGCCTGTCTAGAAATAATTCGCCGTGGCATTTGGAACTTCTTCCG GTTGGAGAATGAGCACTTGAATAATGTTGGGAAGTACCGAGCATTCAAGTCTGTACCCCTACCTTTCAACTATTACCATGATGAAGGCAAGAGCATATAA